From the Aquirufa lenticrescens genome, the window AGTAAAACAGCTATAAATATGTCATTTAATGTAGATGAGCGTGGGTATTACGGGAATTTTGGCGGGGCCTTTATTCCAGAAATGTTATACCCGAATGTCGAGGAATTACGTTCCCGCTATTTAGACATTATCGCGGAACCCTCTTTTCAGGAAGAATTCCACGCCTTATTAAAGGATTACGTGGGTCGTCCTACGCCGCTTTTCAAGGCGGAGCGTTTGTCTGGGAAATACAACACGAATATCTATTTAAAGCGCGAAGATTTGTGTCACACCGGTGCACACAAGATTAATAATACGATTGGCCAAATCCTCGTTGCGAAACGCCTTGGGAAATCAAAAATCGTCGCAGAAACAGGTGCTGGACAACACGGCGTGGCCACAGCCACGGTTTGTGCCTTGATGGGTATGGAATGTATCGTCTACATGGGTGCCATCGACATCGAAAGACAAGCCCCTAACGTGGCGCGTATGCGGATGTTAGGTGCTCACGTAGTGCCGGCAACATCCGGTTCAAAAACCTTGAAAGACGCCACCAATGAGGCGATGCGCCACTGGATTAATCATCCGGTAGATACCCATTACATCATCGGTTCGGTGGTGGGACCCCATCCTTACCCGGACATGGTCGCTCGTTTTCAAGCGGTTATTTCGGAGGAGATCCGTTTCCAATTACAAGAGAAAGAAGGCCGCGATTACCCCGACTACGTGATTGCGTGTGTGGGTGGTGGATCTAATGCGGCTGGTGCGTTTTACCATTTCTTAGACGAGCCACGCACGGCATTGATCGCAGCGGAGGCTGCAGGTTTAGGTGTAAATTCTGGCCATTCAGCTGCGACGACTTTCTTAGGAAAGCCGGGCGTGCTACATGGTAGCAAGAGTTTATCGATGCAAACCGAAGATGGCCAGGTGATCGAACCTTATTCGATCTCTGCCGGCTTAGATTATCCTGGAATTGGGCCTATGCACGCGCATTTGTTCGAATCAGGACGCGCCACTTTTTATGGGGTAACTGATGAGGAGGCCTTAGTGGCTGCTGTGGAATGCTCCCAATTAGAGGGAATTATTCCGGCTTTAGAGACGGCACATGCTTTGGCCGTATTCGAAAGATTGCAAGCTAAGCCGAATGAAATTGTAGTCGTTAATGTTTCCGGAAGAGGGGACAAAGATTTAGCGACTTACCAAAACCGTTTAAAATTGAATGACTAAGATGAACAGAATTTCAGCTCTATTCTCCAAGGCGACTGAGCCTATTTTAAATGTATATACCACGGCTGGTTTTCCTCGTTTGGAGGATACGATGACCGTTTTGAACGCGCTGCAAGCAGGAGGCGTCGATATTATTGAGGTAGGAATGCCTTATTCTGATCCAGTGGCCGATGGGGAAACGATCCAGCTATCGAATCAAGCCGCTTTAGAACAAGGAATGAGTGTGGCACATCTTTTCGAGCAATTGAAAGACATGCGTCAAACAATCACGGTACCCGTTCTTTTGATGGGTTATATTAATCCCGTTTTACAATACGGCGTGGAGGCTTTTTGTGCGAAATGCGCGGAAGTAGGCGTGGATGGATTGATTTTACCAGACCTGCCTATGGTAGAATACGAGGCATCCTACAAAGCCATCTTTGAGAAATACGGCTTATACAATATCTTATTGATCACCCCGCAAACCAACGATGAGCGTATTCGCCACATTGATTCAGTTTCAAAAGGATTCATTTACATGGTCTCTTCTGCAAGTACGACAGGGGCAAAAACAGGTATTTCTGCTGATCAGGAAGTTTATTTCTCCCGGATTGCATCTATGAATTTACAAAACCCTCGTTTGATTGGTTTTGGAATCTCAGACCACGAGAGCTTTTTGAAAGCATCTAAAAATGCGTCTGGAGCCATCATTGGTAGTGCTTTTGTGAAGATGATCGCGCAGGCGAAAGACCTTAGCGCTGAGATCGTTGCCTTTGTGCAGTCGATTAAAGGTAAAAACTAAGCAAATGTTTTTGGAAAGAAATATTTTTCCTATCTTTGCAACCCCAATCAGACGATCTTATGCACAAGTGGGCCGCTAAGCGCTGATTATCATCAAATAAAAATTAGTTCAGATGAGCGATTTAATTAAATTCGTAGAGCAAGAAAACGCAGCACGTAGAGGAGAACACCCTGAATTCGCTGCAGGAGACACAGTTAACGTACACGTGAAAATTCGTGAAGGTAACAAAGAGCGTATCCAGGTTTTCCAAGGTTTAGTTATCCAACGTAAAAATTCTGGTGCTGGTGAGTCTTTCACAGTTCGTAAGATCTCTAACGGTATCGGTGTTGAGCGTATTTTCCCAATCTTGTCACCAAACATCGACAAAATTGAAGTATTACGTCGTGGTAAAGTACGTCGTGCACGTTTATATTACATGCGTGGTAAGCAAGGAAAAGCGGCTCGTGTTAAAGAGAAGAAAAAATAGGTTTGAAATTTTTTATATAGAAGAGAGCTGTTCAGAAATGAGCAGCTTTTTTTATGGCCATATGTCAGTAATCTCAGCTAGAATTTTACTTTTGTAGGTAAATAAACCTATTGAAATGAAAACCAATGCTTCGAATCGCCGCGAATTCTTGCACAATGCAAGTATGTTAGGCGGTATGGCCTTTTTGCCTAGTTCTTTAAAAGACGCCACCAAGACTTTTGCACCTGCAACACCTGAACGCATCATTGCGCCGCGTTTAAAATTTGGGGTGGTGGGAATCAATCATGGACATATCTATTCCATGGCGAACTCCATCATTCGGGGTGGTGGGGAGTTTGTCTCTTATTATGCGAAGGAACCGGATTTAATTAAAGATTTTGCCAAACGTTATCCACAAGCCAAACTGGTGAAAAGCGAGGCCGAGGTCTTAGAAGATCCTTCCATCAAATTAGTCCTTAGCTCCATTACGCCTAACGAACGCGCTCCTTTAGGAATACGTGTGATGCAGCATGGGAAAGATTATATGGTGGATAAGCCAGGAATCATTAGTTTGGAACAATTAGCAGAGGTTCGTAAGGTTCAACAAGAAACGAAGCGAATCTATTCGATTTCATTCAGTGAGCGTTTTGAAAACAAAGCAACCGAGCTTGCGAGTCAGTTAGTGGCCTCAGGAAAAATAGGTAAAGTGATGCAAACCTTAGGAACAGGACCTCACAGAATGAGTGTGAATTCTCGTCCTGATTGGTTTTTTGACACGAAATATTACGGAGGAATTATCACGGATATTGCTTCCCACCAGGTAGATCAATTCTTACATTTTACGGGTTCGACGCAAGGAGAAGTAGTTGCTTCCCAAATCGCCAATCACCATCATCCACAATACCCTAAATTCCAAGATTTTGGAGATTTGATGCTTCGAAGCAATAAAGGCTCTGGCTATATTCGGGTAGACTGGTTTACGCCTGACGGCTTAAATACCTGGGGCGACGGTAGACTGACCATCTTAGGAACAGATGGTTATATGGAAGTACGAAAAAATACGGATATCGCCTCTCCACATGGAACAGGAAGCCATTTATACGTGGTGACGAATAAAGAAACGGTATATATCGATTGCAAGGATGTCAACCTGCCACATGGTGAATTACTCGTGAATGATGTACTGAATAGGACGGAGACGGCGATGACTCAAGCGCATTGTTTCTTGTCTACGGAATTAGCCTTAATTGCGCAGAAAAATGCAACTAACATATCGATCAAAGCATGAAACGGAGAAAATTTATCAATAACCTAGCACTAGGTGCTGTGGGCACATTCGGTTTCCCTACCATCGTTCCAGCAAATGTGTTAGGCGGAAAGGATGCCCCTAGCAACAAAATCAACATCGCCCAAATCGGCTGTGGACGCATCGCGCGCACCCACGATTTGCCCGGCACCTGGAAGCACGACAAGGCGCGTATCATGGCGGTTTGTGATTTAGATCGCCACCGTACCGAGGAGACGAAGCAATTAGTCGAAGAATACTACACGAAGAAAACAGGTCAATCGAATTACATCGATGTGAAGATGTACGATGATTACCGCGAGATGCTTTTAAATAAGGACATTGATGCGGTGATGATTAGTACGCCGGATTTCTGGCATGCACAACCAGCGATGGAAGCGGCCCTAGCAGGGAAAGATATTTACTTGCAAAAACCTACCTCTCTGACCATTCACGAAGGTCGTCAATTGGCTAATGTGATTAAGAAAACGGGTCGCATTCTGCAAGTAGGAACGCAACAGCGCTCTACTTCTCAATTTAGAATTGCTGCCGAATTAGTGCGCAACGGACGTATCGGAAAATTACATACGGTGAAAATCGGTTTGCCAGGCGATCCTTCGGGACCTCCTGCCCCAGCGATGCCGGTGCCGAAAGGATTCAATTTCGACATGTGGTTAGGCTCTACCCCAGAAATGGCTTACACGGAAATTGCGGTGCATCCACAAAAAGGCTACGATCGCCCGGGTTGGTTGCGTATGGAGCAATTTGGAGCGGGAATGATTACCGGTTGGGGTCAGCACCACTATGATTCCGCTGCTTGGGGAATGGATACCGAATTAACAGGTCCTATTTCAGTAGAAGCGGTGGCGGAGTTCCCGAAGTCAGGCCTTTGGAATGTACACGGAGACTTTATGTCGAAAGCGGAATATGCTAACGGAATCACGATGTACACTTCAGGAGGTTACCAAAACGGTATTCGCTACGAAGGGTCAGAAGGATGGATTTTTGTTTCGCGCGGCGATTATGCAGCAACACCTAGTGATCCAACGGCGAAAGTGCGTTCTAAAGCCTTAGATGCGTCTGATCCGAAGATTTTGCAATCCGTAATCGGCGAGAAAGAAACACACTTGTATCATTCGGAAGATCAACACGGTAACTGGTTAGATTGTATCGAGTCACGTAAGGAGCCGATTTCTCCGATTGAGATAGGGCACCGCGCTTGTACGGTTTGTTTGATCACGCACGTAGCGATGAAAATACCACGCAAATTGCAATGGGATCCTACGAAGGAACACTTTGTAAATGATGCGGAAGCGAATACTTGGTTACGTAGAGCACAGCGTGCTCCATACGGAACGGATCGGATTAAGTTTTAGATTTTTTCAACCTTTCTAACGTTCTTGTTGATGGTGTCAGATTCAACGACTCCATCGCGCAAACGAATGATACGGTGGGCATATTGGGCAATATCGTCTTCGTGGGTAACCATGACGATGGTATTGCCTTTTTTGTGCAATTGATCGAAGAGATCCATGATCTCATACGAGGTTTTGGTATCTAAGTTACCAGTAGGTTCATCGGCTAATAAGATCGAAGGGTCATTCACTAAAGCACGAGCTACGGCTACACGCTGTCTTTGTCCCCCTGAAAGCTCGTTCGGCTTGTGTAAGGCGCGGTTGTCTAGTCCTACTCCTTTTAACGCGTTCATCGCGATTTCTGTGCGTTCTTTCTTGGTGTATCCTGCATAGATTAGAGGCAAGGCTACGTTTTCAAGTGCTGATTGGCGGGGTAGTAGGTTAAAGGTTTGGAAAACAAAACCGATTTCCTTGTTTCTTACCGCCGCTAATTCATTTTCTGACATCTCAGATACATCTTGTCCATTCAAGATATATTTGCCTGTAGAAGGCGTATCTAAGCAGCCTACAATGTTCATTAAAGTGGATTTGCCAGAACCAGATGGACCCATAAAAGCCACGTATTCTCCTTTGTTTACCGAAATATTGATGTCCTTTAGGGCGTCAATGATTTCTTCGCCCATCACGTAACGTTTTGAAATAGATTGGGTCTCGATAATTTTAGTCATAGCAATCAAATTAATGAACTCAAAAATACATCCATTCTAGGAAACAATTCTCCTTTTTAGACAAAAGATAGCGGGGGAGGATGAATTGAGCGTGGGAAGGATGAGAGGTTTTGGCATAAAAAAAGCCCGAACAAATCGCTCGGGCTTTTCTCTATCTTCAAAGAATCTTACAATCCTTTTGCTTTCTTAACTACTTCGTCAGCGATGTTTTGCGGAACGAATTCGTAGTGAGAGAACGTTAACGATGCTGTTGCACGTCCTGAAGACATCGTACGTAAATCTGTTACGTAACCGAATAATTCAGAAAGAGGCACATCAGCCTTCAAGATAACGGCTCCTTGACGAGAATCCATACCTTTCATGATACCACGACGACGGTTTAAGTCACCTGTGATAGGTCCAGTATATTCGTCTGGAGTAACAACGTCAACGGCCATGATAGGCTCCATTAACTTAGCACCAGCTTGTTTTGCTGATTCTTTGTAACCCATACGAGCAGCTAATTCAAATGATAATGAATCTGAATCGACATCGTGGAAAGATCCGTGGAATAAACGAACTTTCATTGAATCCATTGGGTATCCAGCCAAAGCACCATTTTTCATTGCTTCTTCGAAACCTTTTTGGATAGCTGGAATGAATTCACGAGGAATCACACCACCCACGATATTGTTAACGAACTCTAAACCTGGTTTGTCATCTTCTCTTGGTCCGATTTCAAATACGATATCAGCAAACTTACCACGACCACCTGATTGTTTCTTGTAAA encodes:
- the rplS gene encoding 50S ribosomal protein L19 — translated: MSDLIKFVEQENAARRGEHPEFAAGDTVNVHVKIREGNKERIQVFQGLVIQRKNSGAGESFTVRKISNGIGVERIFPILSPNIDKIEVLRRGKVRRARLYYMRGKQGKAARVKEKKK
- the trpA gene encoding tryptophan synthase subunit alpha, which encodes MNRISALFSKATEPILNVYTTAGFPRLEDTMTVLNALQAGGVDIIEVGMPYSDPVADGETIQLSNQAALEQGMSVAHLFEQLKDMRQTITVPVLLMGYINPVLQYGVEAFCAKCAEVGVDGLILPDLPMVEYEASYKAIFEKYGLYNILLITPQTNDERIRHIDSVSKGFIYMVSSASTTGAKTGISADQEVYFSRIASMNLQNPRLIGFGISDHESFLKASKNASGAIIGSAFVKMIAQAKDLSAEIVAFVQSIKGKN
- a CDS encoding ABC transporter ATP-binding protein; translation: MTKIIETQSISKRYVMGEEIIDALKDINISVNKGEYVAFMGPSGSGKSTLMNIVGCLDTPSTGKYILNGQDVSEMSENELAAVRNKEIGFVFQTFNLLPRQSALENVALPLIYAGYTKKERTEIAMNALKGVGLDNRALHKPNELSGGQRQRVAVARALVNDPSILLADEPTGNLDTKTSYEIMDLFDQLHKKGNTIVMVTHEDDIAQYAHRIIRLRDGVVESDTINKNVRKVEKI
- a CDS encoding Gfo/Idh/MocA family protein translates to MKRRKFINNLALGAVGTFGFPTIVPANVLGGKDAPSNKINIAQIGCGRIARTHDLPGTWKHDKARIMAVCDLDRHRTEETKQLVEEYYTKKTGQSNYIDVKMYDDYREMLLNKDIDAVMISTPDFWHAQPAMEAALAGKDIYLQKPTSLTIHEGRQLANVIKKTGRILQVGTQQRSTSQFRIAAELVRNGRIGKLHTVKIGLPGDPSGPPAPAMPVPKGFNFDMWLGSTPEMAYTEIAVHPQKGYDRPGWLRMEQFGAGMITGWGQHHYDSAAWGMDTELTGPISVEAVAEFPKSGLWNVHGDFMSKAEYANGITMYTSGGYQNGIRYEGSEGWIFVSRGDYAATPSDPTAKVRSKALDASDPKILQSVIGEKETHLYHSEDQHGNWLDCIESRKEPISPIEIGHRACTVCLITHVAMKIPRKLQWDPTKEHFVNDAEANTWLRRAQRAPYGTDRIKF
- the trpB gene encoding tryptophan synthase subunit beta — translated: MSFNVDERGYYGNFGGAFIPEMLYPNVEELRSRYLDIIAEPSFQEEFHALLKDYVGRPTPLFKAERLSGKYNTNIYLKREDLCHTGAHKINNTIGQILVAKRLGKSKIVAETGAGQHGVATATVCALMGMECIVYMGAIDIERQAPNVARMRMLGAHVVPATSGSKTLKDATNEAMRHWINHPVDTHYIIGSVVGPHPYPDMVARFQAVISEEIRFQLQEKEGRDYPDYVIACVGGGSNAAGAFYHFLDEPRTALIAAEAAGLGVNSGHSAATTFLGKPGVLHGSKSLSMQTEDGQVIEPYSISAGLDYPGIGPMHAHLFESGRATFYGVTDEEALVAAVECSQLEGIIPALETAHALAVFERLQAKPNEIVVVNVSGRGDKDLATYQNRLKLND
- a CDS encoding Gfo/Idh/MocA family protein, whose translation is MKTNASNRREFLHNASMLGGMAFLPSSLKDATKTFAPATPERIIAPRLKFGVVGINHGHIYSMANSIIRGGGEFVSYYAKEPDLIKDFAKRYPQAKLVKSEAEVLEDPSIKLVLSSITPNERAPLGIRVMQHGKDYMVDKPGIISLEQLAEVRKVQQETKRIYSISFSERFENKATELASQLVASGKIGKVMQTLGTGPHRMSVNSRPDWFFDTKYYGGIITDIASHQVDQFLHFTGSTQGEVVASQIANHHHPQYPKFQDFGDLMLRSNKGSGYIRVDWFTPDGLNTWGDGRLTILGTDGYMEVRKNTDIASPHGTGSHLYVVTNKETVYIDCKDVNLPHGELLVNDVLNRTETAMTQAHCFLSTELALIAQKNATNISIKA